Proteins encoded by one window of Geobacter sp. DSM 9736:
- a CDS encoding PhoH family protein, protein MKSFVLDTNVLLYDPQAIFKFEENDIVIPITVIEEIDRFKKDMNETGRNARQISRLLDNLRKEGSLSSGIRIKSGGNLRVEIYEDRVMKRLPPELREERGDNRILAVAVDVKDRNENQPVIFVTKDTNLRIKADAIGLVAQDYESDKVAIEELYTGFVEMEVEPELVDRFHGQGWLELPDAPLLANQFVTLRDQLNGSHTAIGKYDGEKRRISAIKRIAKEGIWSIHPRNREQAFALDALLDDSIKLVTLVGKAGTGKTLLAIAAGLHKTAEENVFHRLLVSRPVFPMGRDLGFLPGDIEEKLSPWMQPIFDNVELLLSGHEGEKRHSKGYKELMSMGIMDIEPLTYIRGRSIPNQYMIVDEAQNLTPHEIKTIVTRAGEGTKIVLTGDPYQIDNPYVDSSSNGLTYVVEKFKEQPIAAHVTMTKGERSALAELAANLL, encoded by the coding sequence ATGAAAAGTTTCGTGCTCGATACCAACGTCCTGCTGTACGACCCCCAGGCTATTTTCAAGTTTGAGGAAAATGACATAGTCATCCCGATAACCGTCATCGAGGAGATAGACCGGTTCAAGAAGGATATGAACGAGACCGGCAGGAATGCCCGCCAGATTTCACGTCTGCTCGACAACCTGCGCAAGGAAGGCTCTCTCTCATCCGGGATCAGGATAAAGAGCGGCGGAAATCTTCGAGTAGAGATTTACGAAGACAGGGTTATGAAACGACTTCCACCCGAACTGCGCGAAGAGCGGGGTGACAACCGCATTCTCGCGGTGGCGGTGGACGTCAAGGACAGGAACGAGAATCAGCCCGTTATTTTCGTGACCAAAGACACCAATCTTCGCATAAAAGCGGACGCCATCGGCCTCGTGGCTCAGGATTACGAGTCGGATAAGGTCGCCATAGAAGAGCTCTATACGGGTTTCGTAGAGATGGAGGTGGAGCCGGAGTTGGTTGACCGTTTCCATGGCCAGGGGTGGCTGGAACTCCCCGACGCGCCCCTCTTGGCGAATCAGTTCGTAACCCTGAGGGACCAGCTTAACGGCTCCCATACCGCCATCGGAAAGTACGATGGTGAAAAACGCCGGATCAGCGCCATCAAGCGGATCGCCAAGGAGGGTATCTGGAGCATCCACCCGCGAAACCGTGAGCAGGCTTTCGCTCTCGATGCGCTCCTTGACGACAGCATCAAGCTGGTAACGCTGGTGGGGAAGGCGGGGACCGGGAAAACACTGCTGGCGATCGCCGCCGGACTCCATAAGACCGCGGAAGAGAACGTTTTCCACAGGCTGCTCGTTTCGCGTCCCGTATTCCCAATGGGGCGTGACCTGGGCTTCCTTCCAGGGGACATAGAGGAGAAGCTTTCTCCCTGGATGCAGCCGATCTTCGACAACGTGGAGCTGCTCCTTTCCGGGCACGAGGGAGAGAAGCGCCACAGCAAGGGGTACAAGGAGCTGATGTCGATGGGCATCATGGACATCGAACCGCTGACCTACATCCGTGGCCGTTCGATCCCTAACCAGTACATGATCGTTGACGAAGCACAGAACCTTACACCGCATGAAATTAAGACTATCGTCACCCGCGCCGGCGAGGGGACCAAGATAGTTCTTACCGGCGACCCGTACCAGATCGATAACCCGTATGTAGATTCTTCGAGCAACGGGTTGACCTATGTCGTGGAGAAGTTCAAGGAACAGCCGATCGCTGCCCACGTCACTATGACGAAGGGGGAGCGCTCGGCCCTGGCAGAACTTGCAGCGAATCTGCTGTAA
- a CDS encoding aminotransferase class V-fold PLP-dependent enzyme: MSVYLDNAATSFPKPESVYRAVEDAMRRIGVGPGRGGYGKAIEATRLVFEAREAVSSFFGLADSSRVVFTHSATEALNIAVQGVLKEGDHVVTTTMEHNSLARPLHSASRRGVEVTWVEADREGRVSPERMAEAMRPNTRLVAMTHCSNVTGTIQPVADVGAIAHDAGALFLVDAAQSAGHLPIDVNLMKIDLLAAPGHKGLLGPQGTGLLLLGGKVEPEPLLFGGTGGSSSSMEQPVAVPERLESGTLNTPGIAGLKAGIDFIRDTGMASIAARESELTELLVAELLSIPGVTIHGLREKTMRAGVVSFTASGIDPAQLGFLLGEQEICVRVGLHCAPCAHRTIGTFPEGTVRVSPGYFNTEEDIALLSRGVRSIVSGAGRGR; encoded by the coding sequence ATGTCGGTTTATCTCGATAATGCAGCCACTTCTTTTCCGAAACCGGAGTCCGTATATCGGGCGGTGGAAGATGCGATGCGCCGGATAGGGGTCGGTCCTGGGCGTGGGGGGTACGGAAAAGCGATAGAGGCGACTCGGCTGGTATTCGAAGCGAGGGAGGCAGTGAGTTCCTTCTTCGGCCTTGCAGATTCATCCCGCGTCGTCTTTACACATAGCGCCACTGAAGCACTCAATATCGCCGTGCAGGGGGTCCTTAAAGAGGGGGACCATGTGGTCACGACGACCATGGAGCACAATTCTCTGGCGCGGCCGCTCCATTCAGCCTCACGCCGGGGGGTTGAAGTAACCTGGGTCGAGGCGGACCGGGAAGGACGGGTTTCTCCGGAGCGCATGGCGGAGGCGATGCGCCCGAACACCCGTCTCGTCGCCATGACCCATTGCTCAAACGTGACGGGAACGATACAGCCCGTGGCCGATGTGGGCGCTATTGCGCATGATGCCGGGGCTCTCTTTCTTGTGGATGCAGCGCAGAGTGCGGGTCACCTGCCCATCGACGTCAATTTGATGAAGATCGATCTTCTTGCCGCTCCGGGCCATAAAGGACTCCTGGGTCCCCAAGGTACCGGTCTCCTCCTGTTGGGTGGAAAAGTGGAGCCGGAACCGCTACTCTTCGGCGGCACCGGCGGCAGTTCCTCGTCGATGGAACAACCTGTGGCTGTTCCGGAACGACTTGAAAGCGGTACTCTTAACACACCGGGCATTGCCGGGCTAAAGGCGGGAATCGATTTCATCCGCGATACGGGAATGGCATCCATTGCTGCACGCGAATCGGAGCTGACCGAACTTCTCGTTGCGGAACTTCTATCCATTCCCGGTGTCACCATTCACGGCCTTCGGGAGAAGACCATGCGGGCCGGCGTCGTTTCTTTCACCGCTTCCGGAATTGATCCGGCGCAGCTTGGTTTTCTTTTGGGGGAGCAGGAAATCTGCGTCAGGGTCGGCCTTCACTGCGCTCCCTGTGCCCACAGGACCATTGGCACGTTCCCCGAGGGAACGGTGCGGGTAAGCCCCGGATATTTCAATACAGAAGAAGACATCGCACTATTGTCGCGCGGGGTGCGCTCCATTGTATCCGGCGCCGGGAGGGGTCGATGA
- a CDS encoding right-handed parallel beta-helix repeat-containing protein has translation MENKIPIPIIRMNRTGCCSLILLLVSLMAPGCATSPSKESAPGLVPPVQQALRPAAQNSAASPVTPPPAVSPEVDSPKPVPVLLPPAGVPSSPPAPSETTSEAVSPQIRDRVAAGGAVVLRNVVLTEDVTWRGEILVEGDATVAPQATLTIEPGTYIRFRSAGEGQKSALLVQGRISAIGTADRPVVISGDFTPFLAGDWQGIVLLATEKNNLLEHCRIQGAEIGLEASFSRIVIRNVDFATCRTGASFHDSLVTITGGGARDCVAGVRLSDSEADIREANFSANGNAIIAVASSLAMEGATLFGNEQTALSAEKSRVRVRGSSFSVNGNGLKFNGCEGSVIANRILNNRAFGLEVASSRLKISSNDISGNGKVGLRVEGGRSMAWGNVFSGNTGYDIQNSGTEEFTAIGNWWGGIPDTDILSRIFGGSVRVLPPLRERPAAVPPVQPSPAVR, from the coding sequence ATGGAGAACAAGATTCCTATCCCGATAATTCGCATGAATAGAACCGGCTGCTGCTCGCTCATTCTTCTGCTTGTCTCCCTGATGGCTCCAGGTTGCGCAACAAGCCCTTCCAAAGAGAGTGCCCCGGGTTTAGTTCCACCGGTGCAGCAGGCTCTCCGGCCTGCAGCGCAGAATTCTGCCGCTTCCCCGGTGACTCCGCCACCCGCCGTCTCCCCTGAAGTTGATTCCCCGAAGCCGGTGCCAGTACTTCTACCACCTGCAGGTGTTCCCTCATCACCCCCTGCTCCTTCCGAAACCACTTCCGAGGCTGTTTCTCCGCAGATCCGGGACCGGGTTGCTGCAGGAGGCGCTGTCGTGCTGAGGAATGTCGTTCTTACCGAGGATGTGACGTGGCGTGGCGAGATTCTCGTTGAAGGGGATGCGACTGTCGCGCCTCAGGCTACGTTGACTATAGAACCTGGCACGTACATCCGGTTCCGCAGCGCAGGCGAGGGGCAGAAAAGCGCTCTCTTGGTGCAGGGACGTATTTCGGCCATCGGTACAGCCGACCGTCCGGTCGTTATCTCCGGAGATTTCACGCCGTTTTTGGCCGGAGACTGGCAGGGGATAGTCCTGCTCGCCACCGAGAAGAACAACCTGTTAGAGCATTGTCGAATCCAGGGGGCGGAGATCGGTCTCGAAGCATCCTTCTCCCGCATCGTCATCAGAAATGTCGATTTTGCCACCTGCCGTACCGGCGCTTCATTCCACGACTCGCTCGTTACTATCACCGGCGGCGGTGCCCGCGACTGTGTCGCAGGAGTCAGGCTTTCCGACAGCGAGGCGGATATTCGCGAAGCCAATTTTTCAGCCAACGGAAATGCAATTATTGCAGTGGCATCATCACTCGCCATGGAGGGTGCGACTCTCTTCGGAAACGAGCAGACGGCGCTGTCGGCGGAGAAAAGCCGGGTGCGAGTCCGCGGCAGCAGCTTTTCCGTCAACGGCAACGGCCTGAAGTTCAACGGCTGCGAGGGGAGCGTCATCGCGAACCGCATCCTGAACAACCGGGCCTTCGGCCTGGAGGTTGCGTCATCGCGCCTCAAGATATCTTCCAACGACATTTCGGGGAACGGCAAGGTCGGTCTGAGGGTCGAAGGGGGGAGAAGCATGGCCTGGGGCAACGTCTTCTCCGGCAATACGGGTTACGATATCCAGAACTCAGGAACCGAAGAGTTCACTGCCATCGGCAACTGGTGGGGAGGGATCCCGGATACCGATATACTTTCCCGCATCTTCGGTGGAAGCGTGCGTGTATTACCGCCGCTCAGGGAGCGTCCGGCGGCAGTTCCGCCTGTGCAACCCTCGCCGGCCGTGCGGTAG
- a CDS encoding sensor domain-containing diguanylate cyclase, with amino-acid sequence MEQNEKNVLENQVRALEEFIEVARTVVSTLDLDTLLQSILSSAMNFAAAPAGSIALYDDRRQELNLYSHAGLTADFVRHERWEVKPGGLTEQVLASREIVYIEDTGETAFSNPLMAEEGIRALVCVPLCVNEQVVGVLYLDDFVPRKFERDKLKLLTVLASFAAMAIDNAKLHNRTRLMAITDALTGLHNHRYFQQVFKQEVDRAKRYEKPLALIILDVDDFKKYNDTYGHFSGDQVLVAVGETISRILRRVDYAFRYGGEEFVVLLPESGLDSALQVAERLRATICAETAAIFGGQGKIGVSVSVGVACYPSNGIEREDLFNAADSLLYRAKELGKNRVYYFRSDGEQDSYPDNSHE; translated from the coding sequence ATGGAACAGAACGAAAAAAATGTACTGGAAAATCAGGTTCGAGCTCTCGAAGAGTTCATCGAGGTGGCGCGGACTGTGGTTTCAACGCTCGACCTGGATACCCTGTTGCAGTCGATACTTTCGAGTGCCATGAACTTCGCCGCTGCGCCCGCCGGCAGCATTGCCCTCTATGACGACAGGCGGCAGGAACTTAACCTCTATTCCCATGCGGGGCTCACCGCAGACTTCGTCCGGCACGAGCGCTGGGAGGTAAAGCCGGGGGGGCTCACGGAACAGGTGCTCGCATCCCGGGAGATTGTTTACATTGAGGATACCGGGGAGACGGCGTTCAGCAATCCGCTTATGGCAGAAGAGGGGATACGGGCACTTGTCTGTGTGCCGCTCTGCGTGAACGAGCAGGTCGTGGGCGTGCTCTATCTGGATGATTTCGTTCCGCGGAAGTTCGAGCGGGACAAGCTTAAGCTCCTGACTGTACTCGCCTCTTTTGCAGCAATGGCCATCGACAACGCGAAGCTCCACAATCGTACAAGACTGATGGCCATTACGGACGCTTTGACCGGCCTGCACAATCACCGCTACTTCCAGCAGGTTTTCAAGCAGGAGGTGGACCGGGCCAAGCGTTACGAGAAACCGCTTGCGCTTATCATCCTGGATGTGGATGACTTCAAAAAATACAACGATACCTACGGACACTTCAGTGGCGATCAGGTGCTGGTGGCTGTGGGGGAGACCATCTCCAGGATTTTGCGCCGGGTCGACTATGCTTTTCGCTATGGTGGTGAGGAGTTCGTTGTCCTTCTTCCCGAATCGGGTCTGGACAGTGCGCTGCAGGTGGCGGAGCGCCTCCGGGCGACGATTTGCGCAGAGACTGCCGCTATTTTCGGCGGGCAGGGGAAGATCGGCGTTTCTGTAAGTGTCGGCGTCGCCTGCTATCCTTCCAACGGCATCGAGCGTGAAGATCTCTTCAATGCTGCGGACTCTCTTCTCTATCGTGCCAAGGAGCTGGGGAAGAACCGTGTTTATTACTTCAGGAGCGATGGAGAACAAGATTCCTATCCCGATAATTCGCATGAATAG
- a CDS encoding vitamin B12-dependent ribonucleotide reductase — MEQAKGKGAIPGLSKNAVTVLEKRYLKRDTSGKALETPADMFRRVAKTIASADKTFDSKADTASLADAFYRIMTTFEFLPNSPTLMNAGRELGQLSACFVLPVGDSMEEIFESVKHTALIHKSGGGTGFSFSRLRPANDVVMSTTGISSGPLSFMRVFDVATETIKQGGTRRGANMGILRVDHPDIMNFIMCKADQRHLNNFNISVGLTEAFMKAVEADRDYDLINPRSGENAGTLNARKVFSRIVDQAWENGEPGIIFLDRLNRDNPTPALGEIESTNPCGEQPLLPYESCNLGSINLGKMVKNGQIDWDHLREVVKLSVHFLDNVIEVNNYPLEQIDKMTRGNRKIGLGVMGWADMLILLGIPYNSAEAVNLGAKIMKFINDEGHAASRELAKVRGPFPNFKGSIYDKPGHAPIRNATVTTIAPTGTISIIANASSGVEPLFAVSFVRQVMDNNILVEVNPIFEKIAKERGFYSEELMQRIAEHGTVHDIEEVPEEIRNIFVTAHDITPEEHIEMQAAFQRYTDNAVSKTVNFPNTATVDEVEKVYRLAYQLDCKGVTIYRDGSRDEQVLSTGKKEEKPSLPSPEEKHAIKRDRPKALKGWTYQMQTGCGPLYVTINEDQTGLFELFTTMGKAGGCAASQCEAIGRMVSLAWRSGIQARQVIKQLLGISCHAPSGFGENKVLSCADAVAKAIQSHLMASGNASGLDLGNHGVDRGACPECGGVVEHEGGCAVCRVCGYSECA; from the coding sequence ATGGAACAGGCTAAGGGAAAGGGTGCCATCCCAGGATTATCGAAAAATGCAGTGACGGTCCTCGAAAAGCGTTACCTGAAAAGGGACACCAGCGGCAAAGCTCTGGAGACACCAGCCGACATGTTCCGCCGGGTTGCCAAGACCATCGCCTCTGCCGATAAAACTTTCGATTCCAAAGCCGACACCGCCTCCCTTGCCGATGCCTTTTACCGGATAATGACCACGTTTGAGTTCCTCCCGAACTCGCCGACCCTCATGAACGCCGGACGCGAGCTAGGGCAGCTATCGGCGTGCTTCGTCCTGCCTGTGGGCGATTCCATGGAGGAGATCTTCGAGTCAGTCAAGCACACCGCCCTCATCCACAAGTCCGGAGGGGGAACCGGCTTCTCCTTCTCTCGGCTTCGACCCGCCAACGACGTCGTCATGTCCACCACCGGCATCTCCAGCGGCCCCCTCTCCTTCATGCGGGTCTTCGATGTCGCCACGGAAACGATAAAGCAGGGGGGCACCCGGCGGGGCGCGAACATGGGAATCCTGCGGGTCGACCACCCGGACATCATGAACTTCATCATGTGCAAGGCCGACCAGCGCCACCTCAACAATTTCAACATATCCGTCGGCCTCACAGAGGCCTTCATGAAAGCTGTCGAAGCCGACCGGGACTACGACCTCATCAATCCCCGCAGCGGTGAAAATGCAGGGACCCTCAACGCCCGAAAGGTCTTCAGCCGCATTGTCGACCAGGCGTGGGAGAACGGGGAGCCGGGGATCATCTTCCTTGACCGCCTGAACCGCGACAACCCGACCCCGGCCCTCGGCGAGATAGAATCCACAAACCCGTGCGGCGAGCAGCCGCTCCTACCCTACGAGTCCTGCAACCTGGGGTCGATAAACCTCGGGAAAATGGTGAAGAACGGCCAAATCGACTGGGACCACCTCAGGGAAGTCGTGAAGCTCTCGGTGCACTTCCTCGACAACGTCATCGAGGTTAATAACTATCCCCTCGAACAGATCGACAAGATGACCCGCGGCAACCGCAAAATCGGCCTCGGCGTCATGGGATGGGCAGATATGCTGATTCTCCTCGGCATTCCGTACAACTCGGCAGAAGCGGTCAATCTGGGCGCTAAGATTATGAAGTTCATCAACGACGAGGGGCACGCGGCGTCACGCGAGCTTGCCAAGGTGCGAGGTCCCTTCCCCAATTTCAAGGGCTCCATCTACGACAAGCCGGGTCATGCCCCGATCCGCAACGCGACCGTCACCACCATCGCCCCCACCGGCACAATCTCCATCATCGCCAACGCCTCATCCGGCGTCGAGCCGCTCTTCGCCGTCTCCTTCGTCCGGCAGGTCATGGACAACAATATCCTCGTCGAGGTGAACCCGATCTTTGAGAAGATAGCCAAAGAACGCGGCTTCTACAGCGAAGAGCTTATGCAGCGAATCGCCGAGCATGGCACGGTCCACGACATCGAGGAAGTGCCGGAAGAAATCCGCAACATATTCGTCACCGCCCACGATATCACTCCGGAAGAGCACATCGAAATGCAGGCGGCCTTCCAGCGCTATACCGACAACGCCGTTAGCAAGACGGTCAACTTCCCCAACACGGCCACAGTTGACGAGGTCGAGAAGGTCTACCGCCTCGCCTACCAGCTCGACTGCAAGGGTGTCACCATCTACCGCGACGGCTCCCGTGACGAGCAGGTCCTCTCCACCGGCAAGAAGGAGGAGAAGCCATCCCTCCCCTCGCCGGAGGAGAAGCACGCCATCAAGCGAGACCGTCCCAAGGCCCTCAAGGGGTGGACGTACCAGATGCAGACCGGCTGCGGCCCTCTCTACGTCACCATCAACGAAGACCAGACCGGTCTCTTCGAACTCTTCACGACCATGGGAAAAGCCGGCGGCTGCGCCGCCTCCCAGTGCGAGGCCATCGGCCGCATGGTGTCGCTCGCCTGGCGAAGCGGCATCCAGGCCCGTCAGGTAATCAAGCAGCTCCTCGGCATCTCCTGCCACGCCCCCTCCGGCTTCGGCGAGAACAAGGTCCTCTCCTGCGCCGACGCAGTTGCCAAGGCGATCCAGTCGCACCTCATGGCCAGCGGCAATGCCTCCGGCCTCGATTTAGGGAACCACGGCGTAGACCGCGGCGCCTGCCCGGAATGCGGGGGAGTCGTCGAGCACGAAGGAGGGTGCGCGGTGTGTCGGGTGTGTGGGTATAGTGAGTGTGCGTAA
- a CDS encoding Fur family transcriptional regulator gives MQKNHEWLQGEISRFENACREAGLRLTHQRLEIYRELASASDHPSAETLHQRLRQRMPMLSLDTVYRTLSTLAQYGLIHKVDTAESQSRFDAAPVKHHHLICSRCKEIVDFGWREIDEAPLPEEIHSWGCIGSKSIVAYGVCRKCLENEVPPSP, from the coding sequence ATGCAGAAAAACCACGAATGGCTGCAGGGAGAAATTTCAAGGTTCGAAAACGCCTGCCGAGAAGCCGGTCTGAGGCTTACCCACCAACGGCTGGAAATCTACCGGGAGCTGGCTTCGGCATCGGACCATCCGTCAGCCGAAACCCTCCATCAGAGACTGCGCCAACGCATGCCGATGCTTTCCCTCGACACAGTCTACAGGACACTGTCGACCCTTGCGCAGTACGGGCTCATCCACAAGGTCGACACGGCGGAAAGCCAGTCCCGGTTCGACGCCGCACCTGTCAAGCACCACCATCTCATCTGCAGCAGATGCAAGGAAATCGTCGATTTCGGATGGCGAGAGATCGATGAAGCCCCCCTCCCCGAAGAAATACATTCCTGGGGGTGCATCGGCAGCAAGAGCATTGTCGCCTACGGTGTATGCAGGAAATGCCTCGAAAACGAAGTACCCCCATCACCATGA
- a CDS encoding catalase: MADKKLTTRAGAPVVDNQNVITAGRRGPMLLQDVWFLEKLAHFDREVIPERRMHAKGSGAYGTFTVTHDITRYTKAKIFSQVGKQTDLFLRFSTVAGERGAADAERDIRGFAVKFYTEEGNWDLVGNNTPVFFLRDPLKFPDLNHAVKRDPRTNMRSARNNWDFWTSLPEALHQVTIVMSDRGIPATYRHMHGFGSHTFSFINANNERYWVKFHLRTQQGIKNLSDEESEGLIGKDRESHQRDLFESIEKGDFPRWTMFVQIMPEKDAATCPYNPFDLTKVWFHKDYPLIEVGVLELNRNPENYFAEVEQSAFNPGNVVPGIGFSPDKMLQGRLFSYGDAQRYRLGVNHHQIPVNAPRCPYHSYHRDGAMRIDGNYGGTLGYEPNSYGEWQEQRDFSEPPLSLEGAADHWNHREDDDYYTQPGLLFRLMGPEKQQILFANTARALGGAPREVQIRHIGNCLKADPAYGKGVADALGIPMGEVEAATGVQNLAPAPVS; this comes from the coding sequence ATGGCAGACAAGAAGCTGACGACGAGAGCAGGAGCCCCGGTTGTGGACAACCAGAACGTAATTACCGCCGGCCGGCGAGGGCCGATGCTTCTTCAGGATGTCTGGTTCCTGGAGAAACTCGCCCACTTCGACCGTGAGGTGATCCCCGAGCGCCGGATGCACGCCAAGGGCTCCGGCGCCTACGGCACCTTTACCGTGACCCACGACATCACCCGCTATACGAAAGCGAAGATTTTCTCCCAGGTAGGAAAGCAAACCGACCTCTTCCTCCGCTTTTCCACGGTAGCGGGAGAACGGGGCGCCGCCGACGCGGAAAGGGATATCCGGGGCTTCGCCGTCAAGTTCTACACCGAAGAGGGGAACTGGGACCTGGTGGGGAACAACACCCCCGTATTTTTCCTGCGCGATCCGCTGAAGTTCCCCGACCTGAACCATGCGGTCAAGCGCGACCCACGCACCAACATGCGCAGCGCCCGCAACAACTGGGACTTCTGGACCTCGCTCCCCGAGGCGCTGCACCAGGTCACCATCGTCATGAGCGACCGGGGGATACCCGCCACGTACCGCCACATGCACGGCTTCGGCAGCCATACCTTCAGCTTCATCAATGCGAACAACGAACGCTACTGGGTGAAGTTCCACCTCCGCACCCAGCAGGGGATCAAAAACCTGTCCGACGAGGAGTCGGAAGGCCTCATCGGAAAGGACCGGGAAAGCCACCAGCGCGACCTGTTCGAGAGCATCGAAAAGGGGGACTTCCCCCGGTGGACCATGTTCGTCCAGATCATGCCGGAAAAGGACGCGGCGACCTGCCCCTACAACCCCTTCGATCTCACCAAGGTCTGGTTCCACAAGGACTACCCCCTCATCGAGGTGGGCGTTCTCGAGTTGAACCGCAACCCCGAGAACTACTTCGCCGAGGTGGAGCAGTCGGCATTCAACCCCGGGAACGTGGTTCCCGGCATCGGATTCTCCCCCGATAAGATGCTCCAGGGAAGGCTCTTCTCCTACGGCGATGCCCAGCGCTACCGCCTCGGAGTGAACCACCACCAGATCCCGGTCAATGCCCCCCGCTGCCCGTACCACAGCTACCATCGGGACGGCGCCATGCGCATTGACGGCAATTACGGCGGCACCCTCGGATACGAGCCGAACAGCTATGGTGAGTGGCAGGAGCAGCGCGATTTTTCGGAGCCACCGCTCTCGCTTGAAGGAGCCGCCGACCACTGGAACCACCGGGAGGACGACGACTACTACACCCAGCCAGGCCTGCTTTTCCGCCTTATGGGGCCGGAGAAGCAGCAGATCCTCTTCGCCAACACGGCCCGCGCCCTCGGAGGGGCTCCGCGTGAGGTCCAGATCCGCCACATAGGCAACTGCCTCAAGGCCGATCCGGCTTACGGCAAAGGAGTCGCCGACGCCCTCGGAATCCCGATGGGGGAAGTTGAAGCAGCGACTGGAGTGCAAAACCTAGCTCCGGCTCCCGTGTCCTGA
- a CDS encoding cytochrome-c peroxidase has protein sequence MCAMTATAWGKEDTMKRAQALFQPVPAKPPALKGNPATPAKVELGKMLYFDPRLSSSQLISCNTCHNVGLAGIDLQETSIGHGWQKGPRNAPTVLNAVFNIAQFWDGRAEDLKAQAKGPVQASVEMNNTPEHAVQTLESIPGYVELFRKAFPKQQNPVTFDNMAKAIEVFEATLLTPDSPFDLYLKGKKKALSTKQEKGLALFMDKGCVACHSGLNVGGSGYFPFGVVEAPSAEIRPAADTGRFKVTNTSKDNYVFRSPSLRNVALTAPYFHSGKVWSLKEAVTVMGTSQLGVKINEAEADDITAFLVTLNGKQPKVEHPILPPGSGSTPQPITK, from the coding sequence ATGTGCGCTATGACGGCAACGGCATGGGGGAAGGAAGACACCATGAAACGGGCACAGGCGCTTTTTCAGCCGGTGCCGGCAAAACCGCCCGCACTCAAGGGGAACCCGGCGACTCCGGCCAAAGTGGAACTGGGCAAAATGCTCTACTTCGACCCGCGCCTCTCGTCGTCCCAGCTCATCAGCTGCAATACCTGCCACAACGTCGGGCTCGCAGGGATCGATCTTCAGGAAACCTCCATCGGCCACGGGTGGCAGAAGGGCCCGCGCAACGCACCGACCGTGCTCAACGCGGTGTTCAACATCGCCCAGTTCTGGGACGGAAGAGCCGAGGATCTGAAAGCCCAGGCAAAGGGTCCGGTCCAGGCTTCGGTGGAGATGAACAACACTCCTGAGCACGCCGTCCAGACGCTCGAGAGCATCCCGGGGTATGTGGAGCTTTTCAGGAAGGCGTTCCCGAAACAGCAGAACCCGGTGACCTTCGACAACATGGCCAAGGCCATCGAGGTCTTCGAGGCGACCCTTCTCACCCCCGACTCCCCGTTCGATCTCTACCTCAAGGGGAAGAAGAAGGCATTGAGCACGAAGCAGGAGAAGGGTCTCGCCCTCTTCATGGATAAAGGGTGCGTCGCATGTCACAGCGGACTTAACGTCGGGGGGAGCGGCTACTTCCCGTTCGGCGTGGTCGAAGCCCCTTCGGCGGAAATACGTCCCGCTGCTGACACCGGGCGGTTCAAAGTCACCAACACCTCCAAAGACAACTACGTGTTCCGTTCACCTTCGCTGCGCAACGTGGCCCTGACCGCCCCGTACTTCCATTCCGGAAAAGTCTGGAGCCTCAAAGAGGCAGTGACCGTGATGGGGACTTCGCAGCTCGGTGTCAAGATCAACGAGGCCGAAGCCGATGACATCACCGCGTTCCTCGTAACCCTGAACGGAAAGCAGCCGAAAGTCGAGCACCCCATCCTGCCGCCGGGGAGCGGGTCGACACCGCAGCCGATCACGAAGTGA
- the rbr gene encoding rubrerythrin: MGSLKGTKTEQNLLKSFAGESQARNRYTYFAGVARKEGYVQIAEIFEETANQEKEHAKRFFKFLEGGDAEITACFPAGKIGTTAENLLAAAMGEFEEHSDLYPAFAQVADEEGFPVIAAAWRAISVAEKQHEKRYRDLLANIENRRVFSRDEEVTWRCRNCGYVLDANSAPEKCPACVHPQAHFELLGENW; encoded by the coding sequence ATGGGTAGTCTAAAGGGAACAAAAACAGAACAGAACCTCTTGAAGTCATTCGCCGGCGAGAGCCAGGCACGGAACCGTTACACCTACTTCGCGGGGGTGGCTCGGAAAGAAGGATACGTGCAGATTGCCGAAATCTTCGAGGAAACCGCCAACCAGGAAAAAGAGCACGCCAAGCGCTTCTTCAAGTTCCTGGAGGGGGGAGACGCGGAAATTACCGCATGTTTCCCCGCCGGCAAAATCGGCACCACCGCCGAAAACCTCCTGGCCGCAGCCATGGGGGAATTTGAAGAGCACAGCGACCTCTACCCCGCATTCGCTCAGGTGGCGGACGAGGAAGGCTTCCCCGTCATCGCCGCCGCATGGAGGGCGATCTCGGTTGCGGAAAAACAGCATGAGAAGCGGTACCGCGACCTTCTCGCCAACATTGAAAACCGGCGTGTCTTCAGCCGTGACGAAGAAGTGACGTGGCGCTGCCGCAACTGCGGGTACGTGCTCGATGCAAACAGCGCCCCCGAGAAATGCCCGGCCTGCGTGCATCCTCAGGCGCACTTCGAGCTGCTCGGAGAGAACTGGTAA